A window of Babylonia areolata isolate BAREFJ2019XMU chromosome 2, ASM4173473v1, whole genome shotgun sequence contains these coding sequences:
- the LOC143277334 gene encoding uncharacterized protein LOC143277334, translating to MTDDLDGHPGTINIGGRTITNFRFADIAELAGSEKKLAKLVDRLDETSIKYRMKISAEKTKLMTNSKDPIKTKNSVSSQQLETVRQFQYLGAIISGWVQGRNTELRCNSTGKTGAHMERRERPVSEQIRSYHMHWFYCLVHTRVLDSYSRTSEKGPNSGNEMPQETRWHLLQRPHNK from the coding sequence ATGACTGATGACCTGGATGGACATCCTGGCACTATCAACATCGGAGGGCGTACCATCACCAATTTCCGATTTGCTGATATTGCTGAGCTGGCAGGCAGTGAGAAAAAACTAGCGAAACTGGTGGATCGCTTGGACGAAACATCAATCAAGTACAGAATGAAGATCAGCGCCGAGAAGACGAAACTCATGACAAACAGCAAAGACCCAATCAAGACCAAGAACAGTGTCAGCAGTCAACAGCTGGAAACAGTGAGACAGTTTCAGTACCTTGGTGCCATCATCAGTGGATGGGTCCAAGGCCGAAATACTGAGCTGCGCTGCAACAGCACTGGGAAGACTGGAGCCCATATGGAGAGACGAGAACGCCCAGTCTCAGAACAAATCCGAAGTTACCACATGCACTGGTTCTATTGTCTTGTACACACGCGAGTCCTGGACTCTTACAGCAGAACTTCAGAGAAGGGTCCAAACAGTGGAAATGAGATGCCTCAGGAGACTcgttggcatctcctacaaagaccacataacaAATGA